The Bacillota bacterium genome window below encodes:
- the ligA gene encoding NAD-dependent DNA ligase LigA produces MTLRPKEAAQRAEALRETIRRHDHLYYVMDSPEASDAEYDSLLGELMRLEEEFPEVITPDSPTQRVGGTPLEGFGTVTHAVPMLSLGNAFGEAEMRAFDGRVRNAVADPGGYVVEPKIDGLSVTLVYENGQLARGATRGDGVVGENITQNLKTIRSIPLGLPKPGVSLLEVRGEVFMTREDFARLNAAREAAEEPLFANPRNAAAGSARQLDPGVTAARPLRAAFYEVRRIEGIPLQLHSQGLETLKTLGFPVPPHAICQGIEEILQVCAEWEADRHRVPYEIDGMVVKVDSLEVQSRLGSTSKSPRWAMAYKFAAEQAVTRLLGITIQVGRTGALTPTAELEPVRISGSTVSRAGLHNEDYIRVKDIRVGDWVIVQKAGEVIPEVVRVLQERRTGEERVFTMPGKCPVCGSDALRLEGEAVTRCAGISCPAQVREGLIHFGSRDAMDIDGLGPAMVGKLVEAGLVRDVADLYSLTPAGLAAIERLGDRSSENLVNAIQRSKDQPLSRLLFALGIRHVGKRAAEVLAQRFTSMKALSEASLEDLTSVEEVGPKIAQSVASFFRQEQTRDVLQRLEQAGVNMVEHVQRAGDLAGKTFVFTGTLSIPRSQAEALVKERGGKTGASVSRQADYVVAGEDPGSKLDKARSLGVTVLSEADFLGLVKG; encoded by the coding sequence GTGACCTTGAGGCCCAAAGAGGCGGCCCAGCGGGCCGAGGCACTGAGGGAGACCATCAGACGCCATGACCATCTCTACTACGTCATGGACAGTCCCGAAGCCAGCGATGCGGAGTACGATTCCCTCCTTGGGGAACTCATGAGGCTTGAGGAGGAATTCCCCGAGGTCATAACCCCTGATTCCCCCACGCAGAGGGTGGGGGGAACACCCCTTGAGGGTTTCGGCACTGTCACTCACGCTGTCCCCATGCTAAGCCTGGGAAACGCCTTCGGGGAGGCCGAGATGCGGGCATTTGACGGGAGGGTCAGGAATGCCGTGGCTGATCCCGGGGGCTACGTTGTGGAACCGAAGATCGATGGGCTCTCTGTGACCCTGGTATACGAGAATGGACAGCTTGCCAGGGGGGCTACCCGGGGGGATGGTGTGGTGGGGGAGAACATTACCCAGAACCTCAAGACCATACGGAGCATCCCGCTCGGGCTGCCAAAGCCAGGGGTAAGCCTGCTGGAGGTAAGAGGAGAGGTATTCATGACCCGGGAGGACTTTGCCCGGCTCAACGCTGCCAGGGAGGCTGCTGAGGAGCCCCTCTTTGCCAACCCGAGGAACGCCGCGGCGGGGTCCGCAAGGCAGCTGGACCCAGGCGTGACGGCGGCCAGGCCCCTCAGGGCCGCCTTCTACGAGGTGCGGAGGATCGAGGGAATTCCCCTCCAGCTTCACTCCCAGGGGCTAGAAACACTGAAGACGCTGGGTTTCCCAGTACCCCCTCACGCCATATGCCAGGGCATCGAGGAGATCCTGCAGGTCTGTGCTGAATGGGAGGCGGACAGGCACCGGGTACCCTACGAGATCGATGGCATGGTTGTGAAGGTGGATTCCCTGGAGGTCCAGTCCAGGCTAGGCAGCACCTCCAAGAGCCCCCGGTGGGCAATGGCATACAAGTTCGCCGCGGAACAGGCGGTCACCAGGCTCCTCGGCATAACCATCCAGGTGGGTCGAACCGGGGCCCTTACCCCCACGGCGGAGCTGGAGCCGGTGAGGATATCCGGGTCGACGGTGAGCAGGGCGGGCCTGCACAATGAGGACTACATCAGGGTGAAGGACATTCGCGTGGGCGACTGGGTGATCGTGCAGAAGGCCGGTGAGGTAATCCCCGAGGTTGTCAGGGTACTGCAAGAGAGGCGGACAGGAGAGGAACGCGTGTTCACTATGCCCGGCAAGTGCCCGGTGTGCGGGTCGGATGCCCTTCGCCTGGAGGGGGAGGCAGTCACCAGGTGCGCCGGCATTTCCTGCCCTGCCCAGGTTAGGGAGGGCTTGATCCACTTCGGCTCCAGGGATGCCATGGACATAGACGGCCTGGGGCCGGCAATGGTAGGCAAGCTGGTTGAGGCTGGGCTGGTGAGGGATGTGGCCGACCTCTACAGTCTCACCCCCGCTGGCTTGGCTGCCATTGAGAGACTGGGGGACAGGTCCAGCGAGAACCTGGTCAACGCCATCCAGCGGAGCAAGGACCAGCCCCTGAGCCGGCTGCTATTCGCCCTAGGCATCCGGCATGTGGGTAAGAGGGCCGCTGAAGTACTGGCCCAGAGGTTTACCAGCATGAAGGCTTTGAGCGAGGCTAGTCTGGAGGACCTTACGTCGGTAGAGGAGGTAGGGCCGAAGATAGCCCAGAGCGTGGCATCCTTCTTCCGCCAGGAGCAGACCCGGGACGTGCTGCAACGGCTAGAGCAGGCGGGCGTTAACATGGTCGAGCATGTACAGCGGGCCGGAGACCTGGCGGGGAAGACCTTCGTGTTCACAGGCACGCTTTCCATTCCCCGGAGCCAGGCTGAGGCCCTGGTCAAGGAGAGGGGAGGGAAGACGGGGGCTTCGGTGTCACGCCAGGCGGACTACGTGGTGGCCGGGGAAGACCCGGGATCGAAGCTGGATAAGGCCCGGTCCCTGGGGGTGACCGTCTTGTCCGAGGCGGACTTCCTGGGGCTGGTCAAGGGGTAG
- the purH gene encoding bifunctional phosphoribosylaminoimidazolecarboxamide formyltransferase/IMP cyclohydrolase → MRRALVSVYDKSGVVGFSRGLAELGFEIISTGGTARALRDAGCPVLEVSQVTGFPEILGGRVKTLHPRVHGAILGLREDPGQAREMEAHSLVPIDLVCVNLYPFREVLLKGGSHQEIVENIDIGGPSMLRSAAKNYRHVAVLVNPARYGQVLGMLGEGDIPLDYRHELAWEAFKHTSAYDALIASYFSQGAMEFPDRLAPYYEKVMDLRYGENPHQKAALYGLGIRRGPSVIDARQLQGKELSYNNIADADAALGLAREFDAPVAVAVKHQNPCGVGLGSSPLEAYRKAHDADPVSIFGGIVALNREVDEGTAREMSKVFLEVVLAPSFSDEAARVFSTKKDVRLLETGDMGRPSPGLELRSVAGGLLVQESDLLGDAGEWRVVTDRAPTEDEMENLRFAWAVSKHVKSNAMVAAGGLGTVGIGAGQMSRIEATRIALRQAGERARGAVMASDAFLPFPDVVEEAARSGIRALVQPGGSVKDPESIKAASRAGMAMVFTGRRHFRH, encoded by the coding sequence ATGAGAAGGGCACTGGTGAGCGTCTATGACAAGTCCGGCGTGGTGGGCTTCAGCAGGGGCCTCGCTGAACTTGGTTTCGAGATCATTTCCACGGGGGGTACCGCCAGGGCCCTGAGGGACGCAGGGTGTCCCGTCCTGGAGGTGTCCCAGGTCACAGGTTTCCCAGAGATCCTGGGAGGACGGGTGAAGACCCTGCACCCGCGGGTTCACGGCGCCATACTAGGCCTCCGGGAGGACCCGGGTCAAGCACGGGAGATGGAGGCCCACAGCCTGGTTCCCATCGACCTTGTGTGCGTGAACCTCTATCCCTTCCGGGAGGTGCTCCTCAAGGGCGGCTCGCACCAGGAGATCGTAGAGAACATCGACATAGGCGGGCCGTCGATGTTGAGGTCGGCCGCCAAGAACTACCGGCACGTGGCGGTCCTGGTGAACCCCGCCAGGTACGGCCAGGTTCTGGGCATGCTGGGAGAGGGGGATATCCCCCTGGACTACCGGCATGAGCTAGCCTGGGAGGCGTTCAAGCACACCTCAGCCTACGATGCGCTCATAGCCTCCTACTTCTCCCAGGGTGCCATGGAGTTCCCCGACCGCCTGGCACCCTACTACGAGAAGGTGATGGACCTCCGGTACGGGGAGAACCCCCACCAGAAGGCTGCGCTCTACGGATTGGGGATAAGGAGAGGGCCCTCGGTGATAGATGCCCGGCAGCTGCAGGGGAAGGAGCTCTCCTACAACAACATCGCCGACGCCGACGCTGCCCTGGGCCTTGCCAGGGAGTTTGATGCCCCCGTAGCCGTGGCGGTCAAGCACCAGAACCCATGCGGTGTGGGCCTGGGCTCAAGCCCGCTGGAGGCCTACCGCAAGGCCCATGACGCTGACCCTGTCTCCATATTCGGCGGGATCGTGGCGTTAAACCGGGAGGTTGACGAAGGCACAGCCAGGGAGATGTCCAAGGTGTTCCTGGAGGTGGTCCTGGCCCCCTCCTTCTCAGACGAAGCGGCCAGGGTGTTTTCCACGAAGAAGGACGTGAGGCTTCTTGAAACCGGGGACATGGGAAGGCCCAGCCCGGGGTTGGAGTTGCGTTCCGTCGCCGGGGGACTGCTGGTCCAGGAGAGTGACCTCTTGGGGGATGCTGGTGAGTGGAGGGTGGTAACCGATAGGGCGCCCACGGAGGATGAGATGGAGAACCTCAGGTTTGCCTGGGCCGTGTCTAAGCACGTGAAGTCCAACGCCATGGTGGCCGCAGGCGGCCTGGGCACTGTGGGGATCGGAGCAGGACAGATGAGCCGCATCGAAGCAACCCGGATAGCCCTGAGGCAGGCTGGCGAACGTGCGCGGGGCGCGGTGATGGCGTCCGATGCCTTCCTCCCCTTTCCCGACGTTGTGGAGGAGGCCGCGCGCTCGGGAATTCGCGCCTTGGTCCAGCCCGGGGGGTCAGTGAAGGACCCCGAGTCCATCAAGGCCGCCAGTAGGGCCGGGATGGCCATGGTGTTCACCGGGCGGCGTCACTTCCGGCACTAG
- a CDS encoding QueT transporter family protein produces MKAYQISRVALIAAAYAALTVALAPISYGPIQVRVSEALTVLAFVTPAAVPGLFLGCFIANLVGGLGLVDVVLGSAATLAAALLTRRMPSPLLAPLPPVLVNAVVVGGYLSVLTRLPFITTFLYVGFGQVLACYGLGYPLLLWAVRSDILRRYFHENGKGNGNEGGQ; encoded by the coding sequence TTGAAGGCCTACCAGATTTCCAGGGTGGCATTAATCGCCGCAGCCTACGCAGCCCTTACCGTGGCCCTGGCGCCGATCAGCTATGGGCCAATCCAGGTCAGGGTGTCAGAGGCCCTCACAGTGCTGGCCTTTGTTACCCCAGCCGCGGTGCCTGGACTGTTCTTGGGATGTTTCATAGCTAACCTCGTTGGAGGCTTGGGGCTCGTTGACGTTGTGCTGGGCAGCGCGGCTACCCTGGCCGCGGCCCTGCTGACCAGGAGAATGCCCTCTCCCCTCCTGGCACCCCTCCCGCCCGTCCTGGTCAACGCAGTGGTTGTCGGGGGCTACCTCAGCGTTCTTACACGCCTTCCCTTCATAACCACCTTTCTTTACGTAGGATTCGGGCAGGTCCTGGCCTGCTATGGCCTGGGATATCCCCTCCTCCTCTGGGCAGTGCGCTCGGACATCCTGAGACGCTATTTCCATGAAAATGGTAAAGGAAATGGCAATGAGGGTGGCCAATAA
- a CDS encoding UvrD-helicase domain-containing protein, with protein MTLDGLNGPQREAVTYPPSPLLVLAGAGSGKTRVLTHRIAHYIRERGVSPPQVLAITFTNKAAGEMKERVWSLLGAPCRDMWVLTFHSACARILRLEAQCLGYSPSFTIYDQADQTNLVKACLKAQDLSEKEFVPARVLQEIGTRKNELAGPEEALASAEGYWEHRVALVYREYTRRIRDMNAMDFDDLICQAVRLFQENPGVLERYQERFGHVLVDEYQDTNHAQYMVVSLLASRHRSICVVGDDDQSIYGWRGADIRNILEFEKDFPDAHVVTLDQNYRSTQVILDGANAVVSNNSGRKPKALWTSRQGGEPVRFFVANHEEEEARFVADEVEQAFRRGASPEHVAVFYRVHAQSRAVEEGFIRRGIPYRLVGGVRFYERKEVKDALAYLRVLENPLDEISLERIINVPRRGVGDVTWQALVSLARHRGEPIPSLLEDETVVDSCYAGAREGLRQLGRVLGGISQARESMPIPRVLAEVLEGTGYLEALRREGTPEAMSRLENLEELISTAADFEAQNPGAGPGDFLATISLFTDIDSLDEPADAVTLMTLHSAKGLEFPVVFMIGMEEGLFPHQRCIESPEALEEERRLCYVGMTRAMDVLYMVRARSRTVYGEFSPRTPSRFLLEVPTHLVTGMGVAPATPAACRPKMPLSPRQGDYGCGDRVRHAKWGEGTIVSVHGSGEDQEVTIALEGMGLKRVLVKYAPLERV; from the coding sequence ATGACGCTGGATGGACTGAATGGCCCACAGAGGGAGGCCGTGACCTACCCGCCCTCGCCCTTGCTGGTCCTCGCTGGCGCGGGAAGTGGAAAGACCAGGGTGCTCACCCACCGCATTGCCCACTACATACGGGAAAGAGGCGTTTCCCCCCCCCAGGTACTGGCAATCACCTTCACCAATAAGGCCGCCGGGGAGATGAAGGAGCGAGTATGGTCTCTCCTGGGAGCCCCCTGCCGGGACATGTGGGTACTCACCTTCCACTCCGCGTGCGCCCGGATACTGCGCCTTGAGGCGCAGTGCCTGGGTTACTCCCCTTCGTTTACCATCTACGACCAGGCCGACCAGACAAACCTGGTGAAGGCCTGCCTTAAGGCCCAGGACCTGAGTGAGAAGGAGTTCGTGCCCGCCAGGGTGCTCCAGGAGATCGGGACAAGAAAGAACGAGTTGGCCGGTCCTGAGGAGGCCCTGGCATCCGCCGAGGGCTACTGGGAGCACCGGGTGGCCCTGGTCTACCGTGAGTACACCAGGAGGATTAGGGATATGAACGCCATGGACTTTGATGACCTGATCTGCCAGGCCGTGAGGCTCTTCCAGGAGAACCCCGGGGTCTTGGAGAGGTACCAGGAGCGTTTCGGGCATGTCCTGGTGGATGAGTACCAGGACACCAATCACGCCCAGTACATGGTGGTCAGCCTTCTTGCCTCGCGCCATCGCAGCATCTGCGTGGTAGGCGACGATGACCAGTCGATATACGGGTGGAGGGGTGCGGATATCAGGAACATACTGGAATTCGAGAAGGACTTCCCCGATGCCCATGTGGTCACGCTGGACCAGAACTACCGGTCGACCCAGGTGATACTGGATGGTGCCAACGCTGTCGTCAGTAACAACTCCGGCCGGAAGCCCAAGGCCCTGTGGACCTCCCGCCAGGGTGGGGAGCCGGTACGGTTCTTCGTGGCTAACCACGAAGAGGAGGAGGCCCGTTTCGTCGCGGACGAAGTGGAGCAAGCCTTCCGCCGCGGTGCGTCCCCGGAACATGTGGCAGTGTTCTACCGGGTTCACGCCCAGTCCAGGGCGGTTGAAGAGGGATTCATCAGGCGGGGCATCCCCTACAGGCTGGTGGGCGGTGTCAGGTTCTACGAGAGGAAGGAAGTGAAGGATGCCCTGGCCTACCTGCGGGTGCTGGAGAACCCCCTGGATGAGATCAGCCTTGAGCGCATCATAAACGTGCCCAGGAGGGGTGTGGGGGATGTCACGTGGCAGGCCCTGGTCAGCCTGGCAAGGCACAGGGGGGAGCCCATCCCGTCACTTCTAGAGGATGAAACCGTAGTCGATTCGTGTTACGCCGGGGCTCGGGAGGGCCTGAGGCAACTGGGCAGGGTTCTGGGGGGCATTTCCCAGGCCAGGGAATCCATGCCCATCCCCCGTGTTCTCGCGGAGGTCCTGGAAGGCACCGGGTACCTGGAGGCCCTGAGAAGGGAAGGCACTCCTGAGGCCATGAGCCGCCTGGAGAACCTGGAAGAGTTGATATCTACCGCCGCTGACTTCGAGGCCCAGAACCCCGGGGCAGGTCCAGGTGACTTCCTGGCCACCATAAGCCTCTTCACCGATATTGATTCCCTGGATGAACCGGCTGATGCCGTCACGCTGATGACCCTTCACTCGGCAAAGGGCCTGGAGTTTCCTGTGGTCTTCATGATAGGAATGGAGGAGGGGCTCTTTCCCCACCAGCGCTGTATCGAGTCGCCAGAGGCCCTGGAGGAGGAGAGGCGCCTATGCTATGTTGGAATGACCAGGGCCATGGACGTGCTCTACATGGTGAGAGCCAGGTCCCGCACGGTTTATGGAGAGTTTTCGCCCAGGACGCCGTCGCGCTTTCTCTTGGAGGTCCCAACCCACCTGGTGACCGGTATGGGGGTAGCACCGGCTACCCCTGCCGCCTGCAGGCCCAAGATGCCCCTCTCTCCTAGACAGGGTGACTACGGGTGTGGGGACAGGGTCAGGCATGCCAAGTGGGGAGAGGGTACCATTGTATCGGTACACGGATCTGGCGAGGACCAGGAGGTCACCATTGCCCTGGAGGGCATGGGCCTCAAGCGGGTACTAGTAAAATACGCTCCTTTGGAGAGAGTCTAG
- the purN gene encoding phosphoribosylglycinamide formyltransferase, translating to MIILGVLASGMGSNLQAILDAQAAGLPAQVGVVISDVQDAMALERAREAGVPACLVDPGAFPGRAAYEGALARCLEEHGVDLVCLAGYMRVVGRVLLDAFPLRIMNIHPSLLPAFPGLDAQGQAVKHGVKMAGCTVHFVDKGVDTGPIIIQRAVPVLEGDNRESLARRILQEEHIAYPEAIRLYAEGRLVVEGRRVKVRPSQAGH from the coding sequence ATGATAATCCTGGGTGTACTTGCCTCGGGAATGGGCAGCAACCTCCAGGCAATACTGGACGCACAGGCGGCAGGGCTCCCCGCTCAGGTGGGCGTGGTCATCAGTGATGTCCAGGATGCCATGGCCCTAGAGCGGGCCAGGGAGGCAGGGGTGCCTGCGTGCCTGGTGGACCCTGGGGCGTTTCCCGGTCGTGCTGCCTACGAAGGGGCGCTTGCCCGTTGCCTGGAGGAGCACGGTGTGGACCTGGTGTGCCTTGCAGGCTACATGAGGGTGGTGGGCCGGGTGCTCCTGGACGCCTTCCCCTTGAGGATCATGAACATCCACCCCTCGCTCCTCCCGGCGTTTCCCGGTCTTGACGCCCAGGGCCAGGCGGTAAAACACGGTGTAAAGATGGCCGGGTGCACAGTTCACTTCGTGGATAAGGGGGTAGACACCGGCCCCATAATAATCCAGCGAGCGGTGCCCGTCCTGGAGGGCGATAACCGGGAGAGCCTGGCCCGGCGCATACTCCAGGAGGAGCACATAGCATACCCCGAGGCCATCAGGCTCTACGCCGAGGGGAGACTGGTCGTGGAGGGGCGAAGGGTGAAGGTGCGCCCCTCCCAGGCTGGACATTGA
- a CDS encoding ATP-binding protein encodes MGWPQGFLSVWPGLAGALGTGLGVLALQEVGPEDTLAIMALGAGLFLSFPRRSTFMGHLHASLGLIALWVFGLPVALLSVLLSVLAVALSGNPVPSMALAARGTLPLVLANQALVLGVPGAQGPTVLSAAVYLLAFSLLDPRSTQGPATRVPALAAQAVVSGLAYLAWDRLGPGGLCPIFTGALLAGMAHEYLPRPQPGRPGEEYPQGEPGAVKWDDRGGPSLSGGLDSTGTGQGAAGAAWRCQRANPSLPRSPVVIRLLREIRQKNRARMALWDFVKQVSGTGQPSPVCRAAEEAARRVIPEASLVLFLQEGESYRVYTGDGSFAGFVPRGGPPAEACSLRAVVHTKDLAREWPEAPEPIRCFSRGVAVPLCLDAETLGAVGVYLQGREFQRSDMSFLRDMAGFASMSLANGMLLEDAHASLRDLSSMKRFTDQVLESVGSAILVMDTSGKPMLANGKAREMLESLKDYVPGKNGASVKPPLMEVMARAMERGEEVTVNRQAFPGPGDRQFLNGLATPLRTEGGEVMGAVGVFYDVTATVSLEREIQQAEKMALLGELAAGAAHEIKNPLAAIKGFVQLLGRDLTGPKARYLRIVSGEIDRMTRILEDLLLMARPQPDLAKSFDPNSVVGDTWEAWREQSSALGVDLGVSLSGSVPYVRGEDSQIKQVLYNLVSNALDATGAGGNIVLSTRACQGWAVITVRDDGKGIPPSQIQAIFNPFFTTKEGGTGLGLSVSYGIIQAHQGKMDVESSPGQGTAVTVYLPQCSPAQAGDLDVPGTARPVQ; translated from the coding sequence ATGGGGTGGCCCCAGGGGTTTTTGTCTGTATGGCCTGGCCTTGCAGGCGCCTTGGGCACCGGCCTGGGTGTCCTGGCTCTCCAAGAGGTTGGCCCTGAAGACACACTGGCCATAATGGCCCTGGGTGCGGGGCTTTTCCTGTCGTTTCCAAGAAGGTCAACCTTTATGGGCCATCTTCACGCCTCCCTAGGACTCATCGCCCTGTGGGTGTTCGGGCTCCCTGTTGCGCTACTTTCTGTTCTCTTGTCGGTCCTGGCAGTAGCCCTCTCGGGCAATCCAGTGCCCAGCATGGCCCTGGCTGCACGGGGCACGCTCCCGCTGGTCCTTGCGAACCAGGCCCTGGTCCTGGGGGTGCCGGGGGCCCAGGGCCCCACGGTGCTCAGCGCTGCTGTCTACCTGCTAGCCTTCTCCCTTCTGGATCCGCGGTCCACGCAGGGGCCTGCCACGAGGGTCCCCGCCCTGGCCGCCCAGGCTGTCGTATCTGGACTGGCCTACCTAGCCTGGGACAGGCTGGGTCCCGGCGGGCTCTGCCCCATCTTCACCGGGGCTCTCCTGGCCGGGATGGCGCACGAGTACCTCCCGCGCCCCCAGCCGGGTCGCCCCGGGGAGGAGTACCCCCAAGGAGAGCCAGGGGCAGTGAAGTGGGACGACAGGGGAGGCCCATCGCTCTCAGGAGGGCTTGACTCCACAGGTACAGGCCAGGGGGCTGCCGGGGCCGCCTGGCGCTGTCAACGGGCCAACCCTTCATTGCCCCGCTCCCCGGTGGTTATAAGGCTCCTCCGGGAGATTCGCCAGAAGAACAGGGCCAGGATGGCCCTGTGGGACTTTGTTAAGCAGGTTAGCGGCACAGGACAGCCCTCCCCAGTATGCCGGGCCGCCGAGGAGGCCGCCCGCCGTGTGATTCCCGAGGCTTCCCTGGTGCTCTTCCTGCAAGAAGGTGAAAGCTACCGGGTCTACACGGGGGATGGTTCCTTCGCCGGGTTTGTGCCAAGGGGTGGTCCCCCCGCGGAGGCTTGCTCCCTGAGGGCCGTAGTCCACACTAAGGACCTGGCTAGGGAGTGGCCCGAGGCCCCCGAGCCCATCCGGTGTTTTTCCCGGGGCGTGGCCGTTCCCCTGTGCCTGGATGCCGAGACCCTTGGTGCCGTGGGTGTCTACCTCCAGGGCCGCGAGTTCCAGCGTTCGGACATGTCTTTCCTCCGGGATATGGCGGGCTTCGCCTCAATGTCCCTGGCCAACGGCATGCTCCTGGAGGATGCTCACGCAAGCCTCAGGGATCTATCCTCCATGAAGCGCTTCACCGACCAGGTCCTGGAGTCCGTGGGCAGCGCCATCCTGGTGATGGATACCAGTGGAAAGCCAATGCTGGCCAATGGGAAGGCCCGGGAAATGCTGGAGAGCCTCAAGGACTATGTGCCTGGCAAGAACGGAGCCAGCGTGAAGCCACCCCTCATGGAGGTCATGGCCAGGGCCATGGAGAGGGGCGAGGAGGTTACTGTGAACCGCCAGGCCTTCCCGGGTCCAGGCGACAGGCAGTTCCTGAATGGCTTGGCAACCCCCCTGAGGACTGAGGGTGGAGAGGTGATGGGGGCCGTGGGCGTGTTCTATGACGTCACCGCCACCGTGTCCCTGGAAAGAGAGATCCAGCAGGCCGAGAAGATGGCGCTCCTGGGCGAGCTGGCAGCGGGCGCGGCCCACGAGATCAAGAACCCGCTGGCAGCCATAAAGGGTTTTGTGCAGCTCCTGGGCCGGGACCTGACCGGGCCGAAGGCAAGGTACCTGAGGATCGTCTCAGGGGAGATAGACAGGATGACCCGCATCCTTGAGGACTTGCTTCTCATGGCCAGGCCCCAGCCAGACCTGGCAAAGAGCTTTGACCCCAACAGTGTAGTGGGAGATACGTGGGAGGCCTGGAGGGAGCAGTCATCGGCGCTGGGCGTAGACCTGGGTGTCTCGCTCTCAGGGAGCGTTCCTTATGTCAGGGGGGAGGATAGCCAGATCAAGCAGGTGCTGTATAACCTCGTATCCAACGCCCTGGATGCCACCGGAGCCGGGGGCAACATCGTGCTCTCCACCCGGGCATGCCAAGGCTGGGCTGTGATCACCGTGAGGGATGACGGCAAAGGGATTCCTCCCTCTCAGATACAGGCCATCTTCAACCCCTTCTTCACAACCAAGGAGGGAGGTACAGGGCTCGGGCTCTCCGTGTCCTACGGGATCATCCAGGCCCACCAGGGGAAGATGGATGTGGAGAGCTCCCCTGGGCAGGGCACCGCCGTCACCGTGTACCTCCCCCAGTGCAGCCCTGCGCAGGCTGGGGATCTTGACGTGCCGGGAACGGCACGGCCTGTGCAATAA
- the purD gene encoding phosphoribosylamine--glycine ligase: protein MKVLVVGSGGREHAMAWKIAQSPRLRHLYIAPGNAGTMAVGENVPVAADDVEGLAQFAGTNGIDLTVVGPEVPLSSGLVDRLNEAGLLAFGPTRAAAMLEASKVWSKEFMRRNGIPTAGFRAFDSLDGARDYVTGGSGPIVVKADGLAAGKGVTICQDRDEAWRTLEDLMGHGSLGPAGRRVVVEELLQGREVSFLAFSDGERVVPMPPVRDHKKAYDGDRGPNTGGMGAYSPLPDWSEDLERRLTSIMEATVRGMAQEGVPFRGVLYGGFILTPQGPFTLEFNVRFGDPETQALLPRLRSDLLDILEAAARGDLDNACPEWDERSSVCVVAASRGYPGHYEKGKPIQGVGGPFLPGVEVFHAGTAPGPVTAGGRVLGVTALGHGLKDARERAYEALSRISFEGMVYRRDIGSS, encoded by the coding sequence ATGAAGGTTCTCGTGGTGGGTAGCGGTGGCCGGGAGCACGCCATGGCCTGGAAGATAGCCCAGAGTCCCAGGCTCCGGCACCTTTATATTGCCCCGGGGAATGCCGGGACCATGGCAGTGGGGGAGAATGTGCCCGTGGCCGCTGACGACGTGGAGGGCCTGGCCCAGTTCGCCGGTACGAACGGGATCGACCTTACAGTGGTCGGCCCCGAGGTGCCCCTGTCGTCCGGGCTGGTGGACCGGCTTAACGAGGCGGGTCTCCTGGCCTTCGGGCCCACCAGGGCAGCGGCAATGCTGGAGGCCAGCAAGGTATGGTCCAAGGAATTCATGCGGAGAAATGGGATCCCTACGGCAGGCTTCCGGGCGTTTGACAGCCTGGATGGGGCTCGGGACTACGTTACGGGTGGAAGCGGGCCCATTGTGGTGAAGGCTGACGGGCTCGCCGCTGGCAAGGGCGTCACCATTTGCCAGGACCGGGATGAGGCTTGGCGCACCCTGGAGGACCTCATGGGTCACGGGAGCCTTGGTCCTGCGGGCCGCCGCGTAGTGGTGGAGGAGTTGCTCCAGGGCAGGGAGGTCTCATTCCTTGCCTTCTCCGACGGCGAGAGGGTGGTGCCCATGCCGCCCGTCCGGGACCACAAGAAGGCGTATGACGGGGACAGGGGTCCTAACACCGGTGGCATGGGTGCCTACTCACCCCTGCCCGACTGGAGTGAAGACCTGGAGCGCAGGCTCACCTCCATCATGGAGGCCACAGTCAGGGGCATGGCCCAGGAGGGAGTCCCCTTCAGGGGAGTGCTCTACGGTGGGTTCATTCTCACTCCCCAGGGCCCCTTTACCCTGGAGTTCAACGTGAGGTTCGGAGACCCTGAGACCCAGGCCCTCCTCCCAAGACTCAGGTCTGATCTCCTGGACATCCTGGAGGCCGCTGCCCGGGGAGACCTGGACAATGCGTGCCCTGAGTGGGATGAAAGGTCATCGGTGTGCGTTGTGGCGGCATCCCGGGGTTACCCTGGGCACTACGAGAAGGGCAAGCCCATCCAGGGTGTTGGCGGCCCCTTTCTCCCGGGTGTTGAGGTGTTCCACGCTGGCACGGCCCCCGGCCCTGTCACTGCGGGTGGGCGCGTCCTTGGGGTGACTGCCCTCGGCCATGGCCTAAAGGACGCCCGGGAACGGGCCTACGAGGCACTGAGCAGGATATCCTTCGAGGGGATGGTCTACAGGAGGGATATAGGGAGTTCCTAG